The Episyrphus balteatus chromosome 4, idEpiBalt1.1, whole genome shotgun sequence genome includes a window with the following:
- the LOC129917701 gene encoding acyl carrier protein, mitochondrial isoform X2: MSLTQVVRSCSRGFNVAANTVRANGRRIAPAIVPAIRKMHMNPAPAICTKINQQKVQIQRSFASKITKEDIRERVLKVVAAYDKVTADKLSVDSHFITDLGLDSLDHVEVIMAMEDEFGFEIPDGDAEKLLRPADIIRYVADKEDVYE; the protein is encoded by the exons ATGTCACTGACTCAAGTTGTTCGTAGCTGTAGCCGTGGCTTCAATGTTGCTGCAAATACTGTCCGTGCTAATGGTCGGCGTATTGCTCCAGCAATTGTTCCTGCCATTCGCAAAATGCATATGAATCCTGCACCGGCGATTTGCACTAAGATCaatcaa cAAAAGGTACAGATCCAAAGATCATTTgcttcaaaaattacaaaagaagACATTCGCGAACGTGTCCTTAAAGTTGTAGCTGCCTATGATAAAGTCACAGCTGATAAG CTCTCAGTTGACTCACATTTCATCACCGATCTTGGTCTTGATTCATTGGACCATGTAGAAGTCATCATGGCAATGGAAGACGAGTTCGGTTTTGAAATTCCCGATGGTGATGCCGAAAAGCTATTGAGGCCTGCCGATATCATTCGATATGTTGCCGATAAGGAAGatgtttatgaataa
- the LOC129917695 gene encoding ATP synthase subunit beta, mitochondrial: MFAAVRSAVTKSSDKKVISLLQQVNREYAAKAAAAAGAVSNGKIVAVIGAVVDVQFDQDLPPILNALEVDKRTPRLVLEVAQHLGENTVRTIAMDGTEGLVRGQKVVDTGFPIRIPVGAETLGRIINVIGEPIDERGPIPTDKTAPIHAEAPEFVEMSVEQEILVTGIKVVDLLAPYAKGGKIGLFGGAGVGKTVLIMELINNVAKAHGGYSVFAGVGERTREGNDLYNEMIEGGVISLKDKSSKVALVYGQMNEPPGARARVALTGLTVAEYFRDQEGQDVLLFIDNIFRFTQAGSEVSALLGRIPSAVGYQPTLATDMGSMQERITTTKKGSITSVQAIYVPADDLTDPAPATTFAHLDATTVLSRAIAELGIYPAVDPLDSTSRIMDPNIIGNEHYNVARGVQKILQDYKSLQDIIAILGMDELSEEDKLTVARARKIQRFLSQPFQVAEVFTGHAGKLVPLEETIKGFTQILAGEYDHLPEVAFYMVGPIEEVVEKAERLAKEAAA; encoded by the coding sequence ATGTTCGCTGCTGTACGCTCGGCCGTGACCAAGTCATcggacaaaaaagttatatcacTCCTCCAGCAAGTTAATCGCGAATATGCTGCTAAAGCTGCCGCTGCCGCTGGTGCCGTTAGCAATGGCAAAATTGTTGCCGTTATTGGTGCCGTCGTCGATGTCCAATTCGATCAAGATTTGCCCCCAATTCTAAATGCCCTAGAAGTAGACAAAAGGACACCCCGTTTGGTCCTTGAAGTCGCCCAACATTTGGGAGAAAACACCGTCCGTACCATTGCCATGGACGGTACCGAAGGTTTGGTCCGTGGCCAGAAAGTCGTCGACACTGGCTTCCCCATCCGTATCCCAGTCGGTGCTGAGACTTTGGGTCGCATCATCAACGTCATCGGTGAACCCATCGATGAACGTGGTCCCATTCCAACCGACAAGACCGCCCCCATCCACGCCGAAGCTCCCGAATTCGTCGAGATGAGTGTCGAACAAGAAATCCTTGTCACTGGAATCAAGGTCGTCGACTTGCTCGCTCCCTACGCCAAGGGTGGTAAAATTGGTCTGTTCGGTGGTGCCGGAGTCGGCAAAACCGTACTTATCATGGAGTTGATTAACAACGTTGCCAAGGCCCATGGTGGTTACTCTGTATTCGCCGGAGTCGGAGAACGTACCCGTGAGGGAAACGATCTCTACAATGAAATGATTGAGGGTGGTGTCATCTCGTTGAAGGACAAGTCCTCCAAGGTAGCCCTTGTCTACGGTCAAATGAACGAACCCCCAGGCGCTCGTGCCCGTGTCGCCTTGACTGGATTGACCGTTGCCGAGTATTTCCGTGATCAAGAAGGACAGGATGTACTTCTTTTCATTGACAACATTTTCCGTTTCACTCAAGCCGGTTCTGAGGTGTCTGCTTTGTTGGGTCGTATTCCATCTGCTGTCGGTTACCAGCCAACTTTGGCCACTGACATGGGTTCTATGCAGGAACGTATTACCACCACCAAGAAGGGTTCCATTACTTCAGTGCAGGCTATTTATGTGCCAGCTGATGATTTGACTGATCCCGCTCCAGCTACAACATTCGCTCATTTGGACGCTACAACTGTGTTGTCGCGTGCTATTGCTGAATTGGGTATCTACCCAGCTGTGGATCCTCTCGATTCCACTTCCCGTATTATGGATCCCAACATCATTGGAAACGAACATTACAATGTTGCTCGTGGTGTGCAAAAGATCTTGCAAGATTACAAATCACTTCAAGATATTATTGCTATCTTGGGTATGGATGAATTGTCTGAGGAAGATAAATTGACTGTTGCCCGTGCCAGGAAGATCCAACGTTTCTTGTCACAGCCTTTCCAAGTTGCTGAAGTTTTCACCGGTCATGCTGGTAAATTGGTACCATTGGAAGAAACTATTAAGGGATTCACACAGATTTTGGCTGGTGAATATGATCATTTGCCAGAAGTTGCATTCTATATGGTTGGACCAATTGAGGAGGTTGTTGAGAAGGCTGAACGTTTGGCCAAGGAAGCTGCTGCTTAA
- the LOC129917694 gene encoding uncharacterized protein LOC129917694, translating into MNKSHKTDSNYIIRVEGKNAFRRGDTFDTFEQVAERLRAHTQESLVYYWTRDSRLVKFAHRKVSRKLNEAIQYYSIRFSCIFGGQRFKSKANGLRPCKRQTRQIDCPAFISLRATKCGRKLEVIDVCNDHTHEITEQAVKELPQKRRPSQKLLEEIYELLHLNIDKKTIIDYVKQKENKNILKKDLFNMTTHLGLSRTRSEEEQKSILQRIHQTATQDVIQHAVINRFFQFESTYSLNTETFQEDLKPEVESLDIFETRTSSSAIEFPSLTPQVDLLNSTNHANQEYDELLSNRIIVDYEEESEALEENTKLEQDTEAPPIADNTWSEVGENRPTIIYEDLICGDESGYVYDELNLTKEISDVHVEEPNIKVPNSPHSTHDLDDKEEFFNDFIMMSPVGVMCPTEITLQDRNDHSEEPNLTEDEKEQDEEEAPMELQNFLPTNQNVRKNSLSKYASLKTRRRIMKCRSCGTNARLIKMQMSYLRQQRLKLYEETQVLRLKKLKLKAEIDAINSGLM; encoded by the exons atgaATAAATCGCATAAAACTGATTCCAACTATATAATTCGTGTTGAAGGTAAAAATGCCTTCCGCCGAGGCGATACGTTCGATACTTTCGAACAAGTAGCCGAACGTCTACGAGCCCACACTCAAGAATCTCTTGTCTACTATTGGACAAGAGATAGTCGTTTAGTCAAGTTTGCTCATCGCAAAGTATCACGAAAACTAAACGAAGCTATACAATATTATAGCATAAGATTCTCTTGTATTTTTGGTGGTCAACGTTTCAAGTCGAAAGCCAATGGTTTACGTCCTTGTAAAAGACAAACTCGACAAATTGATTGTCCAGCTTTTATTTCATTGCGGGCAACCAAATGTGGTCGTAAATTGGAAGTCATTGATGTCTGCAATGATCATACTCATGAAATTACCGAACAAGCTGTCAAGGAGTTGCCACAGAAACGAAGACCATCGCAGAAATTATTGGAAGAG atttacgAACTCCTTCATTTGAACATTGACAAAAAGACGATAATCGACTATGTgaagcaaaaagaaaacaaaaatatcttgaaaaagGATCTCTTCAATATGACAACTCATTTGGGATTGTCAAGGACGCGAAGTGAAGAGgaacaaaaatcaattctccAAAGAATTCATC AGACTGCAACCCAAGATGTAATCCAACACGCTGTCATCAATAGATTCTTCCAATTTGAATCAACTTATTCCCTCAACACAGAGACGTTTCAAGAAGATCTTAAACCAGAAGTTGAGAGTCTTGATATTTTCGAGACTAGAACTTCCTCGTCAGCAATTGAATTTCCATCTCTGACTCCTCAAGTTGATTTACTCAACTCTACCAACCACGCAAATCAAGAATATGATGAACTTTTAAGTAATCGTATAATTGTCGATTACGAAGAAGAATCTGAAGCTCTCGAAGAGAATACCAAACTCGAACAAGACACTGAAGCTCCTCCTATTGCCGACAATACTTGGAGTGAAGTTGGCGAAAACAGACCAACAATTATTTATGAGGATCTCATTTGTGGAGATGAGAGTGGTTATGTTTATGATGAACTTAATCTTACCAAAGAAATTTCAGACGTTCATGTAGAGGAACCTAATATTAAGGTGCCTAATTCACCTCATTCTACACATGATCTCGATGATAAGGAGGAATTTTTTAATGACTTTATAATGATGAGTCCAGTTGGTGTTATGTGTCCAACTGAAATCACTTTGCAAGATAGAAATGACCATTCTGAAGAACCAAATTTGACTGAAGATGAAAAAGAACAAGATGAAGAAGAGGCTCCAATGGAATTACAAAACTTCCTTCCAACTAATCAGAATGTTAGAAAGAACTCTTTATCTAAATATGCTTCTTTGAAAACACGACGAAGAATTATGAAATGTCGTAGTTGTGGAACAAATGCACGATTAATCAAAATGCAAATGTCTTATCTCAGACAACAGAGATTAAAACTGTATGAAGAAACTCAAGTTTTAAGACTTaaaaaactgaaacttaaaGCAGAAATTGATGCTATCAATAGTGGTTTAATGTGA
- the LOC129917701 gene encoding acyl carrier protein, mitochondrial isoform X3, producing the protein MSLTQVVRSCSRGFNVAANTVRANGRRIAPAIVPAIRKMHMNPAPAICTKINQQKVQIQRSFASKITKEDIRERVLKVVAAYDKDRRSLWQLQSIRLYSDVPPLSLKLIKQRVLLVLNLYDKVDPKKLSVDSHFITDLGLDSLDHVEVIMAMEDEFGFEIPDGDAEKLLRPADIIRYVADKEDVYE; encoded by the exons ATGTCACTGACTCAAGTTGTTCGTAGCTGTAGCCGTGGCTTCAATGTTGCTGCAAATACTGTCCGTGCTAATGGTCGGCGTATTGCTCCAGCAATTGTTCCTGCCATTCGCAAAATGCATATGAATCCTGCACCGGCGATTTGCACTAAGATCaatcaa cAAAAGGTACAGATCCAAAGATCATTTgcttcaaaaattacaaaagaagACATTCGCGAACGTGTCCTTAAAGTTGTAGCTGCCTATGATAAA GACAGAAGGAGTCTGTGGCAGTTGCAATCGATACGCTTATATTCGGATGTACCACCACTATCACTCAAATTAATCAAACAACGGGTTCTATTGGTGTTGAACTTGTACGATAAGGTTGATCCTAAAAAG CTCTCAGTTGACTCACATTTCATCACCGATCTTGGTCTTGATTCATTGGACCATGTAGAAGTCATCATGGCAATGGAAGACGAGTTCGGTTTTGAAATTCCCGATGGTGATGCCGAAAAGCTATTGAGGCCTGCCGATATCATTCGATATGTTGCCGATAAGGAAGatgtttatgaataa
- the LOC129917693 gene encoding porphobilinogen deaminase yields MSGDEKIIRVGSRKSELALIQTKHVIARLQKIFSHRKFEIHTMSTIGDRVLNISLPKIGEKSLFTRDLEDALRNGGVDFVVHSLKDLPTALPTGMAIGAVLERDDARDALVLNEKFKGNTIKTLPKGSIIGTSSLRRTAQIRREYPHLVVCDIRGNLNTRLAKLDAPGSKFAGIILAQAGLVRMGWMNRISQILEPSDLLYAVGQGALAVECRSNDEEILKMLQALVCLPTTCRILAERSFLKTLGGGCSAPVAVCSTLNGCLSDDNTGAGLKVLGAVWSLDGTIEIRNELSCSLELERHKCDINANDDGSPPKKRARKDGSESPESKRASPKVINDDLNSGLLEKFTDIQQLISIHGELFKKCPFSAVHLKNREENGNSTTTKAIKDECPLKIPVGQDFMGQCPYVDTDVKVNAAEICPITGNTPPAETVDCAPSSSSKCPFGGAKQTTTTLPGHDSCPFLQKTIKMFDYGDEQKPQSTEVLPVLTDDTVNLFCGLFRHKCYDYELYAKSEKLGQALADDLINKGALEVMKCAQDEIHSKVS; encoded by the exons atgagtggAGACGAAAAAATAATCCGTGTTGGATCTAGAAAAAgtgaa TTGGCATTAATTCAAACAAAACATGTGATTGCCCGATTGCAGAAGATCTTTTCTCATCGAAAATTTGAAATTC ataccatGTCAACAATTGGCGACCGAGTACTAAACATATCATTGCCaaaaattggtgaaaaatcTCTCTTTACCCGTGATTTGGAGGATGCTCTTCGCAATGGCGGTGTTGACTTTGTTGTCCATTCACTCAAAGACCTTCCGACAGCTTTACCAACAGGAATGGCCATCGGTGCTGTTCTAGAGAGAGATGATGCCCGCGATGCACTTGTATTGAATGAAAAGTTCAAGGGAAATACCATCAAAACACTGCCCAAAGGAAGTATAATAG GAACATCTTCCCTTCGACGAACCGCACAAATTCGACGAGAATACCCGCATCTAGTTGTGTGCGATATTCGTGGCAATCTAAATACCCGTTTGGCGAAATTAGACGCTCCAGGGTCGAAATTTGCTGGCATTATACTTGCTCAAGCTGGTCTTGTGCGCATGGGATGGATGAATCGCATAAGTCAGATTCTCGAACCTTCTGATTTATTGTATGCTGTTGGTCAAGGAGCTCTTGCTGTAGAGTGCCGATCAAATGACGAAGAAATCCTTAAAATGCTACAAGCTCTTGTTTGTCTACCAACAACCTGTCGTATTTTGGCAGAACGTAGCTTCCTCAAGACACTCGGAGGTGGATGCAGTGCTCCAGTTGCTGTCTGCTCAACTTTAAATGGATGTCTAAGTGATGACAATACTGGGGCAGGTTTAAAAGTACTCGGTGCAGTATGGAGTTTAGATGGAACTATAGAAATTCGAAATGAACTTTCCTGCTCTCTAGAATTAGAAAGACATAAGTGCGATATCAATGCAAATGATGATGGTTCGCCGCCAAAAAAACGAGCACGGAAAGATGGTAGTGAAAGTCCGGAAAGTAAACGAGCCAGTCCTAAAGTCATAAATGATGATTTGAACTCTGGTCTTCTTGAAAAGTTCACCGACATCCAGCAGCTAATAAGTATTCATGGagaactcttcaaaaagtgtcCGTTTAGTGCGGTGCATTTGAAGAATCGTGAAGAAAACGGCAATTCAACTACGACAAAAGCAATAAAAGATGAGTGTCCTTTGAAAATTCCAGTTGGACAAGATTTTATGGGACAGTGTCCATATGTGGATACAGATGTTAAAGTAAATGCAGCTGAAATATGTCCAATTACTGGAAATACACCGCCTGCTGAAACTGTAGACTGTGCGCCCAGCAGCTCTAGCAAATGCCCATTTGGTGGGGCCAAACAAACTACAACCACACTGCCTGGTCATGACAGTTGTCCGTTCCTACAAAAGACAATAAAAATGTTCGATTATGGTGATGAACAGAAACCCCAATCGACAGAGGTGCTTCCAGTGCTAACCGATGACACAGTGAATTTATTCTGCGGACTGTTTCGTCACAAATGCTACGActatgaattgtatgcgaaaaGTGAAAAGCTTGGACAAGCTTTAGCCGATGATTTGATAAATAAAGGTGCTTTGGAAGTGATGAAGTGTGCACAAGATGAGATTCATAGTAAAGTGTCATAA
- the LOC129917697 gene encoding uncharacterized protein LOC129917697 — translation MLFQLWNRPLAAATRAARTRERLGDDLIDKLDRLHDGVLRTGVVTESDLRMAYRKSLEQEQRNHLNPWYAIGILLFIMLATPVFFGTIHFILGVRCFLPNNYLVWEATRPISDCGFCSSVQGPLILQNLTREEFAPFAYSSQPIIIKNAVAHWPAAKSLNFTYLKDLYERTPGALDEDCQFLHFRSDFKSLKEVFLMSDQRANFVGGSNQPWYVGWSNCHPTVLEELRKLYPRPHFLPEDAEMPNTDYIFLGYEQGAFMHLDYIPRLMWQAQLQGNKSWILAPTPECDHLCHSFSFYVEPGDAVLVDTRIWYHGTSIPKGQFALTIQSEYG, via the exons ATGCTATTCCAGTTGTGGAATCGACCGCTGGCAGCTGCAACTCGAGCTGCTAGAACTCGCGAACGCCTTGGTGATGATTTGATCGATAAACTCGATAGACTACACGATGGAGTCCTGCGGACCGGTGTTGTCACAGAGTCTGACTTGCGAATGGCCTATCGCAAGTCACTCGAACAAGAACAACGGAATCACTTGAATCCGTGGTATGCCATCGGCATTCTTTTATTCATTATGTTAGCCACGCCTGTGTTCTTTGGAACGATCCATTTCATTTTGGGTGTTCGCTGCTTCCTGCCAAATAATTATCTTGTTTGGGAAGCGACTCGTCCGATTAGTGATTGTGGATTTTGCAG TTCTGTCCAGGGACCATTGATATTACAAAATCTAACACGTGAAGAGTTCGCTCCATTTGCATACTCCTCTCAGCCAATTATTATCAAAAATGCTGTTGCTCATTGGCCAGCagcaaaaagtctgaattttaCGTATCTTAAAGATTTATACGAACGAACTCCGGGTGCATTGGATGAAGATTGTCAATTCTTGCACTTTAGATCTGATTTTAAGTCGTTGAAAGAAGTTTTTCTGATGTCCGATCAGAGAGCTAATTTTGTTGGTGGCAGCAATCAACCATGGTATGTTGGTTGGAGTAATTGTCATCCAACTGTGTTGGAAGAACTTAGAAAATTATATCCGAGACCACATTTTCTGCCCGAAGATGCAGAAATGCCAAATACGGATTATATATTTTTGGGATATGAACAAGGTGCTTTTATGCAT tTGGATTATATCCCACGCCTTATGTGGCAAGCTCAATTACAGGGCAATAAAAGTTGGATTCTTGCCCCTACACCAGAATGTGATCATTTATGTCATTCCTTTTCATTCTATGTGGAACCTGGTGATGCTG TTCTCGTGGACACTCGAATATGGTACCATGGAACATCAATACCAAAGGGTCAATTTGCTCTAACCATACAATCCGAGTATGGTTAA
- the LOC129917701 gene encoding acyl carrier protein, mitochondrial isoform X1 translates to MSLTQVVRSCSRGFNVAANTVRANGRRIAPAIVPAIRKMHMNPAPAICTKINQDRRSLWQLQSIRLYSDVPPLSLKLIKQRVLLVLNLYDKVDPKKLSVDSHFITDLGLDSLDHVEVIMAMEDEFGFEIPDGDAEKLLRPADIIRYVADKEDVYE, encoded by the exons ATGTCACTGACTCAAGTTGTTCGTAGCTGTAGCCGTGGCTTCAATGTTGCTGCAAATACTGTCCGTGCTAATGGTCGGCGTATTGCTCCAGCAATTGTTCCTGCCATTCGCAAAATGCATATGAATCCTGCACCGGCGATTTGCACTAAGATCaatcaa GACAGAAGGAGTCTGTGGCAGTTGCAATCGATACGCTTATATTCGGATGTACCACCACTATCACTCAAATTAATCAAACAACGGGTTCTATTGGTGTTGAACTTGTACGATAAGGTTGATCCTAAAAAG CTCTCAGTTGACTCACATTTCATCACCGATCTTGGTCTTGATTCATTGGACCATGTAGAAGTCATCATGGCAATGGAAGACGAGTTCGGTTTTGAAATTCCCGATGGTGATGCCGAAAAGCTATTGAGGCCTGCCGATATCATTCGATATGTTGCCGATAAGGAAGatgtttatgaataa
- the LOC129917702 gene encoding uncharacterized protein LOC129917702, whose translation MNTTQKSELIDEMIDELDRVRITKQKQIGYISDICEKSNHILLQIEASQKAKTSPRNTAAARFKYRKETLHALAKTIETFDRVLTTNAQTPNHSSGIDFETYITTTRAKIDFLASGLRKLLALNDTVNQIGSELRHDSDFELDSTDPDEFNSSE comes from the exons atgaATACAACACAAAAATCTGAATTAATTGATGAAATGATTGATGAACTTG ATCGAGTTCGCATCacaaaacaaaagcaaattgGCTACATTTCCGATATTTGTGAGAAGTCCAATCACATCCTTCTCCAAATTGAAGCTTCACAAAAAGCAAAGACTAGCCCTAGAAATACCGCAGCTGCCCGATTTAAATATCGTAAAGAAACTTTACACGCTTTAGCCAAGACCATAGAGACCTTTGATCGTGTTCTAACGACAAATGCACAAACTCCAAATCATTCATCTGGAATTGACTTTGAAACATATATAACCACTACTCGAGCCAAGATTGACTTTCTGGCGAGTGGATTGCGTAAACTCTTAGCTTTAAATGATACTGTCAATCAAATAGGAAGTGAACTTCGTCACGACAGTGATTTCGAATTGGATTCAACAGATCCTGATGAATTCAATAGTAGCGAATAA
- the LOC129917700 gene encoding augmin complex subunit msd5, which translates to MENSSKNINFDEVAKVITLNFEEHTKVIHKCCVKSSIIPLADYYDALQKEYKTIESCTTPRKDKPDPLEYIDLFKAFDEYPTNLPKPKKQTARENARLHSTMKSSKTNSSSVSINSSKLVDDQPSAAVICKEFSKFSEKLANFKKELAEQSCSKEYNEKLENINTFARELDKLSLSEETGNDAFTEEEEAKIKQISKNMEHFAFIQENQDLYSNSTPTEASPGRLNDLVDIVTDALVAVNCYKP; encoded by the coding sequence atggaaaactcatcaaaaaatattaatttcgatGAAGTCGCCAAAGTTATTACCTTAAATTTCGAAGAGCATACAAAAGTCATACATAAATGTTGTGTTAAATCATCAATCATTCCCCTGGCCGACTACTATGATGCTCtacaaaaagaatacaaaactaTCGAAAGTTGTACAACTCCTCGAAAAGATAAACCTGATCCGTTAGAGTATATAGATTTATTCAAGGCATTCGATGAATATCCCACAAATCTACCCAAACCGAAGAAACAAACAGCTCGAGAAAATGCTCGTCTCCATTCGACAATGAAATCATCCAAAACCAATTCTTCTTCGGTTTCCATTAATTCGTCCAAATTGGTCGATGATCAACCATCGGCAGCTGTCATTTgtaaagaattttcaaaattctctgAAAAGCTGGCCAATTTTAAAAAGGAATTAGCTGAACAATCTTGTTCAAAGGAATACAATGAGAAGCTAGAGAATATAAACACGTTTGCTAGAGAATTGGATAAACTATCGCTCTCAGAAGAGACTGGAAATGATGCCTTCACAGAAGAAGAAGaggcaaaaattaaacaaatttcaaagaACATGGAACACTTTgcatttattcaagaaaatcaaGATCTTTATAGTAATTCAACTCCGACCGAGGCAAGTCCCGGAAGATTGAATGATTTGGTTGACATTGTCACCGATGCCCTGGTGGCAGTTAATTGTTATAAaccttaa